In Anabas testudineus chromosome 12, fAnaTes1.2, whole genome shotgun sequence, one genomic interval encodes:
- the supt7l gene encoding STAGA complex 65 subunit gamma isoform X1, with protein MMRYWGEIPGPAGAPPSRSSFDLLQREFRSVEMQDPPLHQPSAQRPRPTTMLDIPSEPCSLTIHTVQLCQHVRRLRGLLAAAQAQAQGQPSEGGSRTEEADNSLPLRPPTPPAMPDDLLPVDSKEPQQPFQLRHSDPESDFYKGKGEPVTELSWPSCRQLLYQSVATVLAHAGFESAQESVLETLTDLVHEHYLRLTRLLRVAVDREARLGASPFPDVVEQVFHEVGIGSVLALQHFWQVRIKDYHSYMLQVSKDLSEEYERLVNPEKALEDSKPLGIKEEPMSDISFPVSEEPEADLASGDQALPMGVLGAHGERLASGLDGDHSPHTSGNWNLKLYSPLLQGGGGATNSPLWPQVKMEPQDGEEVHGSGHHHHHHHHHPVLGGDVFEEGGPMSTMSESAGAMAPSPGGAASDGSYASHSPDSLMGTSPVFNQRPKKRAKKM; from the exons ATGATGCGTTACTGGGGCGAGATCCCTGGCCCTGCTGGCGCTCCTCCCAGTCGCAGCTCCTTTGACTTACTCCAGCGTGAGTTTCGCTCCGTGGAGATGCAGGACCCACCCTTGCACCAGCCCTCGGCCCAGCGTCCGCGGCCCACCACGATGTTGGACATCCCCTCTGAACCCTGCAGCCTCACCATCCACACAGTGCAGCTCTGTCAGCACGTCCGCCGCCTCCGTGGTCTCTTGGCAGCAGCCCAGGCCCAGGCTCAGGGTCAGCCCAGTGAAGGAGGAAGCAGGACAGAGGAGGCTGATAACAGTCTCCCCCTACGTCCTCCCACTCCACCTGCCATGCCTGATGACCTGTTACCTGTGGACAGCAAAGAGCCGCAGCAACCCTTCCAGCTCCGCCATAGTGACCCTGAAAGTGACTTCTATAA GGGTAAAGGTGAGCCTGTCACAGAGCTGAGTTGGCCCTCCTGCAGGCAGCTCCTGTACCAGTCAGTGGCCACCGTCCTGGCCCATGCAGGCTTTGAGTCCGCTCAGGAGAGTGTACTCGAGACTCTGACCGACCTGGTCCATGAGCATTATCTGCGTCTCACTCGCCTGCTTCGGGTAGCGGTGGACCGGGAGGCGCGGTTAGGAGCCAGTCCATTCCCAGACGTGGTGGAACAAGTGTTCCATGAGGTGGGCATTGGCAGCGTGCTAGCTCTGCAGCACTTTTGGCAAGTTAGGATCAAGGACTATCACAGCTACATGCTGCAG GTCAGTAAGGATCTGTCAGAGGAGTATGAGCGACTAGTGAACCCAGAGAAGGCTCTGGAGGACTCGAAGCCTCTGGGGATTAAGGAGGAGCCAATGAGTGACATCTCTTTTCCTGTTAGTGAGGAGCCAGAAGCCGATCTGGCCTCTGGGGACCAGGCACTGCCGATGGGGGTCCTTGGGgcccatggtgagaggctgGCTTCAGGCTTGGATGGGGACCACTCTCCTCATACCTCAG GAAATTGGAACTTAAAGCTTTACTCTCCTCTCTtacaaggtggaggtggagccACCAACTCCCCTCTGTGGCCGCAGGTGAAAATGGAGCCGCAGGATGGCGAGGAGGTGCATGGCTCTggccatcatcaccaccaccaccatcaccaccctGTCCTGGGAGGAGACGTGTTTGAGGAGGGCGGACCTATGTCCACCATGAGCGAGTCGGCCGGAGCAATGGCACCCTCCCCGGGAGGTGCGGCATCAGACGGCAGCTACGCCTCACATTCACCTGACTCCCTCATGGGTACGTCACCCGTCTTCAACCAGAGACCCAAGAAGCGGGCGAAGAAGATGTGA
- the supt7l gene encoding STAGA complex 65 subunit gamma isoform X2, with translation MMRYWGEIPGPAGAPPSRSSFDLLQREFRSVEMQDPPLHQPSAQRPRPTTMLDIPSEPCSLTIHTVQLCQHVRRLRGLLAAAQAQAQGQPSEGGSRTEEADNSLPLRPPTPPAMPDDLLPVDSKEPQQPFQLRHSDPESDFYKGKGEPVTELSWPSCRQLLYQSVATVLAHAGFESAQESVLETLTDLVHEHYLRLTRLLRVAVDREARLGASPFPDVVEQVFHEVGIGSVLALQHFWQVRIKDYHSYMLQVSKDLSEEYERLVNPEKALEDSKPLGIKEEPMSDISFPVSEEPEADLASGDQALPMGVLGAHGERLASGLDGDHSPHTSGGGGATNSPLWPQVKMEPQDGEEVHGSGHHHHHHHHHPVLGGDVFEEGGPMSTMSESAGAMAPSPGGAASDGSYASHSPDSLMGTSPVFNQRPKKRAKKM, from the exons ATGATGCGTTACTGGGGCGAGATCCCTGGCCCTGCTGGCGCTCCTCCCAGTCGCAGCTCCTTTGACTTACTCCAGCGTGAGTTTCGCTCCGTGGAGATGCAGGACCCACCCTTGCACCAGCCCTCGGCCCAGCGTCCGCGGCCCACCACGATGTTGGACATCCCCTCTGAACCCTGCAGCCTCACCATCCACACAGTGCAGCTCTGTCAGCACGTCCGCCGCCTCCGTGGTCTCTTGGCAGCAGCCCAGGCCCAGGCTCAGGGTCAGCCCAGTGAAGGAGGAAGCAGGACAGAGGAGGCTGATAACAGTCTCCCCCTACGTCCTCCCACTCCACCTGCCATGCCTGATGACCTGTTACCTGTGGACAGCAAAGAGCCGCAGCAACCCTTCCAGCTCCGCCATAGTGACCCTGAAAGTGACTTCTATAA GGGTAAAGGTGAGCCTGTCACAGAGCTGAGTTGGCCCTCCTGCAGGCAGCTCCTGTACCAGTCAGTGGCCACCGTCCTGGCCCATGCAGGCTTTGAGTCCGCTCAGGAGAGTGTACTCGAGACTCTGACCGACCTGGTCCATGAGCATTATCTGCGTCTCACTCGCCTGCTTCGGGTAGCGGTGGACCGGGAGGCGCGGTTAGGAGCCAGTCCATTCCCAGACGTGGTGGAACAAGTGTTCCATGAGGTGGGCATTGGCAGCGTGCTAGCTCTGCAGCACTTTTGGCAAGTTAGGATCAAGGACTATCACAGCTACATGCTGCAG GTCAGTAAGGATCTGTCAGAGGAGTATGAGCGACTAGTGAACCCAGAGAAGGCTCTGGAGGACTCGAAGCCTCTGGGGATTAAGGAGGAGCCAATGAGTGACATCTCTTTTCCTGTTAGTGAGGAGCCAGAAGCCGATCTGGCCTCTGGGGACCAGGCACTGCCGATGGGGGTCCTTGGGgcccatggtgagaggctgGCTTCAGGCTTGGATGGGGACCACTCTCCTCATACCTCAG gtggaggtggagccACCAACTCCCCTCTGTGGCCGCAGGTGAAAATGGAGCCGCAGGATGGCGAGGAGGTGCATGGCTCTggccatcatcaccaccaccaccatcaccaccctGTCCTGGGAGGAGACGTGTTTGAGGAGGGCGGACCTATGTCCACCATGAGCGAGTCGGCCGGAGCAATGGCACCCTCCCCGGGAGGTGCGGCATCAGACGGCAGCTACGCCTCACATTCACCTGACTCCCTCATGGGTACGTCACCCGTCTTCAACCAGAGACCCAAGAAGCGGGCGAAGAAGATGTGA
- the supt7l gene encoding STAGA complex 65 subunit gamma isoform X3, translating into MMRYWGEIPGPAGAPPSRSSFDLLQREFRSVEMQDPPLHQPSAQRPRPTTMLDIPSEPCSLTIHTVQLCQHVRRLRGLLAAAQAQAQGQPSEGGSRTEEADNSLPLRPPTPPAMPDDLLPVDSKEPQQPFQLRHSDPESDFYKGKGEPVTELSWPSCRQLLYQSVATVLAHAGFESAQESVLETLTDLVHEHYLRLTRLLRVAVDREARLGASPFPDVVEQVFHEVGIGSVLALQHFWQVRIKDYHSYMLQVSKDLSEEYERLVNPEKALEDSKPLGIKEEPMSDISFPVSEEPEADLASGDQALPMGVLGAHGERLASGLDGDHSPHTSEQNELFRNCSFILSYSMGPLQLRFAVP; encoded by the exons ATGATGCGTTACTGGGGCGAGATCCCTGGCCCTGCTGGCGCTCCTCCCAGTCGCAGCTCCTTTGACTTACTCCAGCGTGAGTTTCGCTCCGTGGAGATGCAGGACCCACCCTTGCACCAGCCCTCGGCCCAGCGTCCGCGGCCCACCACGATGTTGGACATCCCCTCTGAACCCTGCAGCCTCACCATCCACACAGTGCAGCTCTGTCAGCACGTCCGCCGCCTCCGTGGTCTCTTGGCAGCAGCCCAGGCCCAGGCTCAGGGTCAGCCCAGTGAAGGAGGAAGCAGGACAGAGGAGGCTGATAACAGTCTCCCCCTACGTCCTCCCACTCCACCTGCCATGCCTGATGACCTGTTACCTGTGGACAGCAAAGAGCCGCAGCAACCCTTCCAGCTCCGCCATAGTGACCCTGAAAGTGACTTCTATAA GGGTAAAGGTGAGCCTGTCACAGAGCTGAGTTGGCCCTCCTGCAGGCAGCTCCTGTACCAGTCAGTGGCCACCGTCCTGGCCCATGCAGGCTTTGAGTCCGCTCAGGAGAGTGTACTCGAGACTCTGACCGACCTGGTCCATGAGCATTATCTGCGTCTCACTCGCCTGCTTCGGGTAGCGGTGGACCGGGAGGCGCGGTTAGGAGCCAGTCCATTCCCAGACGTGGTGGAACAAGTGTTCCATGAGGTGGGCATTGGCAGCGTGCTAGCTCTGCAGCACTTTTGGCAAGTTAGGATCAAGGACTATCACAGCTACATGCTGCAG GTCAGTAAGGATCTGTCAGAGGAGTATGAGCGACTAGTGAACCCAGAGAAGGCTCTGGAGGACTCGAAGCCTCTGGGGATTAAGGAGGAGCCAATGAGTGACATCTCTTTTCCTGTTAGTGAGGAGCCAGAAGCCGATCTGGCCTCTGGGGACCAGGCACTGCCGATGGGGGTCCTTGGGgcccatggtgagaggctgGCTTCAGGCTTGGATGGGGACCACTCTCCTCATACCTCAG AACAAAATGAGTTATTCAGAAACTGCAGCTTTATCTTAAGCTACAGTATGGGACCTTTGCAACTCAGGTTTGCAGTACCATGA